The Anas acuta chromosome 2, bAnaAcu1.1, whole genome shotgun sequence genome contains a region encoding:
- the MYD88 gene encoding myeloid differentiation primary response protein MyD88 isoform X1 translates to MATAPASSGSTPDSAPGSTPGSAPGSFPPELAAVPMVALNYGVRRRLGLYLNPRTAAAADWTALAEELGCEYLEIRRLEALPDPTGALLDEWQSRCPGGATVGRLLELLRQLERHDVLVDLAASVEEDCKKYLKRKQQQAEQPLQVPAVDSSVPKTSELMGITTRDDPYGNGTELFDAFICYCRKDLQFVQEMIRELEQTEFKLKLCVFDRDVLPGTCVWSISGELIERRCRRMVVVISDDYLESDECDFQTKFALSLSPGARLKRLIPVKCKAMKNEFPSILRFITICDYTNPCTKKWFWTRLAKSLMLP, encoded by the exons ATGGCCACGGCACCGGCGAGCTCGGGCTCGACCCCGGATTCAGCTCCGGGCTCGACTCCGGGCTCGGCTCCGGGTTCTTTCCCCCCGGAGCTGGCGGCCGTGCCCATGGTGGCTCTTAACTACGGCGTGAGGCGCCGCCTCGGTCTCTACCTCAACCCccgcaccgccgccgccgccgactGGACAGCGCTGGCCGAGGAGCTGGGCTGCGAATATTTGGAGATCCGGCGGCTGGAGGCTCTGCCAGACCCCACCGGGGCTCTGCTGGACGAGTGGCAGAGCCGCTGCCCCGGCGGGGCCACCGTGGGCCGCCTGCTCGAGCTGCTGAGGCAGCTGGAGCGCCACGACGTCTTGGTTGACCTGGCGGCCAGCGTGG AGGAGGACTGCAAGAAGTACTtgaagaggaagcagcagcaagccGAGCAGCCGCTGCAGGTGCCGGCCGTCGACAGCAGCGTGCCGAAGACGTCGGAGCTGATGGGCATCACCACCAGGGACGATCCGTACG GGAACGGAACGGAGCTGTTTGATGCCTTCATCTGCTACTGTCGGAAAGACCTCCAGTTTGTCCAGGAGATGATCAGGGAGCTGGAACAAACAGAGTTCAAGCTGAAGCTCTGTGTCTTTGACCGGGACGTCTTGCCAGGAACGTGTGTGTGGTCCATCAGCGGAGAGCTTATAGAAAGGAG GTGTCGGAGGATGGTGGTCGTCATTTCAGACGATTACCTGGAAAGCGACGAGTGCGACTTTCAGACCAAATTTGCTCTTAGCCTTTCCCCAG GCGCTCGTCTCAAGAGGCTGATTCCCGTGAAGTGCAAAGCCATGAAGAACGAGTTCCCGAGTATCCTGCGGTTCATCACAATCTGTGATTACACCAATCCTTGCACCAAAAAATGGTTCTGGACAAGACTGGCCAAATCCCTCATGCTGCCATAA
- the MYD88 gene encoding myeloid differentiation primary response protein MyD88 isoform X2, with the protein MATAPASSGSTPDSAPGSTPGSAPGSFPPELAAVPMVALNYGVRRRLGLYLNPRTAAAADWTALAEELGCEYLEIRRLEALPDPTGALLDEWQSRCPGGATVGRLLELLRQLERHDVLVDLAASVEEDCKKYLKRKQQQAEQPLQVPAVDSSVPKTSELMGITTRDDPYGNGTELFDAFICYCRKDLQFVQEMIRELEQTEFKLKLCVFDRDVLPGTCVWSISGELIERRCRRMVVVISDDYLESDECDFQTKFALSLSPAFFWL; encoded by the exons ATGGCCACGGCACCGGCGAGCTCGGGCTCGACCCCGGATTCAGCTCCGGGCTCGACTCCGGGCTCGGCTCCGGGTTCTTTCCCCCCGGAGCTGGCGGCCGTGCCCATGGTGGCTCTTAACTACGGCGTGAGGCGCCGCCTCGGTCTCTACCTCAACCCccgcaccgccgccgccgccgactGGACAGCGCTGGCCGAGGAGCTGGGCTGCGAATATTTGGAGATCCGGCGGCTGGAGGCTCTGCCAGACCCCACCGGGGCTCTGCTGGACGAGTGGCAGAGCCGCTGCCCCGGCGGGGCCACCGTGGGCCGCCTGCTCGAGCTGCTGAGGCAGCTGGAGCGCCACGACGTCTTGGTTGACCTGGCGGCCAGCGTGG AGGAGGACTGCAAGAAGTACTtgaagaggaagcagcagcaagccGAGCAGCCGCTGCAGGTGCCGGCCGTCGACAGCAGCGTGCCGAAGACGTCGGAGCTGATGGGCATCACCACCAGGGACGATCCGTACG GGAACGGAACGGAGCTGTTTGATGCCTTCATCTGCTACTGTCGGAAAGACCTCCAGTTTGTCCAGGAGATGATCAGGGAGCTGGAACAAACAGAGTTCAAGCTGAAGCTCTGTGTCTTTGACCGGGACGTCTTGCCAGGAACGTGTGTGTGGTCCATCAGCGGAGAGCTTATAGAAAGGAG GTGTCGGAGGATGGTGGTCGTCATTTCAGACGATTACCTGGAAAGCGACGAGTGCGACTTTCAGACCAAATTTGCTCTTAGCCTTTCCCCAG cgTTTTTCTGGCTCTGA